The following are encoded in a window of Gossypium raimondii isolate GPD5lz chromosome 13, ASM2569854v1, whole genome shotgun sequence genomic DNA:
- the LOC128036221 gene encoding protein MAINTENANCE OF MERISTEMS-like yields MSYLEQAEFGSAALIRTFDLRYDLLSALVERWRPETHTFHFQCGECMVTLEDVALQLGLPIDGSPVTGVTAFIEPVALCYQLLGDSPNDDESNFTSLKFTWLKAKFGQLSANATEADLTNVRSYSWGSAVLAVLYRELCRTTKPSYEHGRCLTLSAIWRFIGCHF; encoded by the exons ATGTCGTACTTGGAGCAAGCCGAATTTGGGTCAGCAGCATTGATCCGGACGTTCGACTTGCGGTATGATTTATTATCTGCGCTAGTGGAGCGGTGGCGCccggagacccacacttttcattttcaGTGTGGGGAGTGCATGGTGACCTTAGAGGATGTTGCACTGCAGCTTGGGCTCCCAATCGACGGGAGTCCCGTAACGGGAGTAACTGCATTTATTGAGCCAGTTGCACTATGTTATCAGCTACTAGGAGACTCGCCAAACGATGATGAGTCAAATTTTACaagcttgaaatttacatgGCTGAAAGCCAAATTTGGACAGTTATCAGCGAATGCCACTGAAG CTGATTTGACCAATGTTCGCTCGTATAGCTGGGGCTCCGCCGTTCTAGCAGTGTTGTATCGAGAGCTTTGTCGGACGACAAAGCCTTCGTATGAACATGGGCGATGCCTTACATTGTCTGCGATCTGGCGCTTTATCGGATGCCATTTTTGA
- the LOC105783993 gene encoding 60S ribosomal protein L18-2 encodes MGIDLVAGGKSKKTKRTAPKSDDIYLKLLVKIYRFLVRRTGSKFNAVILKRLFMSKVNKPPLSLSRLIEFMKGKEDKIAVVVGTVTDDIRVYEVPALKVTALRFTETARARIEKAGGECLTFDQLALRAPLGQNTVLLRGPKNAREAVKHFGPAPGVPHSHTKPYVRSRGRKFERARGRRNSKGFRV; translated from the exons ATG GGGATCGATTTAGTCGCAGGAGGTAAGAGCAAGAAGACCAAAAGGACTGCTCCCAAATCCGATGATATTTACCTCAAACTTCTCGTCAAG ATTTACCGTTTTCTTGTAAGAAGAACTGGGAGCAAGTTCAATGCTGTAATATTGAAACGCTTGTTTATGAGCAAAGTTAACAAGCCTCCGCTATCTCTCTCTAGGCTTATTGAGTTCATGAAAGGAaag GAGGATAAGATTGCTGTGGTAGTGGGGACTGTGACAGATGATATAAGGGTTTATGAGGTTCCAGCTTTGAAGGTTACAGCTCTTAGGTTTACTGAGACTGCTAGAGCTAGGATTGAGAAGGCTGGTGGAGAATGTTTAACTTTTGACCAACTTGCTTTGAGAGCTCCATTGGGTCAGAACACG GTTCTCCTCAGAGGTCCGAAGAATGCACGTGAAGCAGTCAAACACTTTGGGCCGGCTCCTGGTGTGCCTCACAGCCACACTAAGCCATATGTGCGCTCAAGGGGCCGGAAGTTTGAGAGGGCCAGAGGACGAAGGAACAGcaaggggtttagggtttaa
- the LOC105782267 gene encoding uncharacterized protein LOC105782267 yields the protein MVRGGKVGQRSNFKRRVRSKDEGSDDSDEDYVVSLEGNDESEDDVEDYCSSLDECASEEGFGSFIDDEDDEEEDKEVRKVVRSKAKPMSSARTRKIVDRKSQKRKVVSDEEDDDEDYEIEEEEEQEEEDDDDLEFTLDEEDCLDEEEELTMTKKKKNNKKVSKQGLRKRVPSNHGKKRRKSAVSKKPLRKGGNKKCRLKRKRRIEEEEEEEDDDCGFIDKAPTVRKKSRKNGGLRKKAYVICSDSDFVSSGSSDYEYTISEEEREQVKEASQLCGSIKTSLRSSSSSKRIQEVEELGQCKKPPGKKGKEKVEETKAEVIKSVCGICLSEEDKRRLRGKLNCCSHYFCFTCIMEWSKVESRCPLCKQRFETISKPARSTAGVDLRGVVIQVPKRDQVYQPSEEELRSYLDPYENVICSECNQGGDDELMLLCDLCDSSAHTYCVGLGREVPEGNWYCDGCRPVALGSSSSQVQDPLPDQRTINNLYNRFPPIVNVGESLDSIVVPSPRTPLPPGFGGLSSPRFPTADFPSVSPVSGVAAQTLTGRRWLHRQIQNLRSMNRMSLMVGRTDGISTANMGIDFVNSHVDQSRQTTIQQARTQQMGTQHQTVITEGLHNDPSSSLQSRDFFSPRLGHLRRQAVQDSTTTTLNTSVNLMLWPELAGINSDAQLYQCRNGPNIGPDVFGSAFSVRNEDNSSMAKEQLQVMVRSQLKALSRDSDLDNGTFMDIATSSMHTLLAACGLEHRRSEVHMVPPPSNCTHIERVAAGQASLMKGCCLTCFDSFVKDVVKRIMDTRSRQWLSLGF from the exons ATGGTAAGGGGAGGGAAGGTTGGTCAAAGAAGCAATTTTAAAAGAAGAGTCAGATCAAAAGATGAGGGTTCGGATGATTCAGATGAAGATTATGTAGTTTCACTGGAGGGAAATGATGAATCTGAGGACGATGTGGAAGATTATTGTTCTTCCTTAGATGAGTGTGCATCGGAAGAGGGTTTTGGGAGTTTCATTGATGACGAGGATGATGAGGAGGAAGATAAAGAGGTGAGGAAGGTTGTTAGGTCGAAAGCTAAACCGATGTCTTCAGCAAGGACGAGGAAGATTGTGGATAGAAAATCACAAAAGCGGAAAGTTGTATCCGATGAAGAAGATGACGATGAGGATTATGAGatagaggaggaggaggagcaagaagaggaagatgatgatgatttgGAATTCACCCTGGATGAAGAAGATTGTTTGGATGAGGAAGAGGAGTTGACTAtgacaaagaagaagaaaaacaataagAAGGTTAGTAAGCAAGGTTTGCGGAAAAGGGTTCCTTCCAACCATGggaaaaagaggagaaaatcTGCTGTTTCTAAGAAGCCTTTGAGAAAAGGAGGAAATAAGAAATGTCggttaaaaaggaaaaggagaattgaggaggaggaagaagaagaagatgatgattgtGGTTTCATAGACAAAGCTCCAACTGTGAGAAAAAAGAGCAGAAAAAATGGAGGACTGAGGAAGAAAGCATATGTTATATGTTCAGATTCAGATTTTGTTTCGTCTGGATCATCTGATTATGAGTATACAATCTCAGAGGAAGAGAGGGAACAGGTGAAAGAAGCCAGCCAATTGTGTGGAAGCATAAAAACTAGTTTGAGGAGCTCATCATCCTCAAAGAGAATTCAGGAGGTTGAGGAGTTAGGCCAGTGTAAGAAACCTCCAGGAAAAAAGGGTAAGGAGAAGGTAGAGGAAACAAAGGCTGAAGTAATAAAGTCGGTCTGTGGCATTTGTCTCTCCGAGGAAGATAAGCGAAGATTGAGAGGCAAGCTAAACTGTTGCAgtcattatttttgtttcacCTGCATTATGGAGTGGTCAAAAGTAGAATCTCGATGCCCTTTGTGCAAGCAAAGGTTTGAAACAATCAGTAAGCCTGCAAGATCAACAGCAGGAGTTGATTTGAGAGGTGTGGTGATTCAAGTCCCTAAACGGGATCAG GTCTACCAACCATCTGAGGAAGAACTAAGAAGCTATCTTGATCCATATGAGAATGTGATTTGTTCTGAATGCAACCAAGGAGGGGATGATGAACTCATGTTACTGTGTGATCTTTGTGATTCATCAGCTCACACCTATTGTGTTGGTCTCGGGCGGGAAGTACCTGAAGGAAATTGGTACTGTGATGGTTGCAGGCCCGTTGCCCTTGGGTCCTCTAGTTCCCAAGTTCAAGATCCCTTACCTGATCAAAGGACAATAAACAATTTGTACAATCGATTCCCACCCATTGTAAATGTAGGAGAAAGTTTAGACTCCATTGTAGTGCCTTCACCTCGTACGCCATTACCTCCCGGTTTTGGTGGTCTTTCATCTCCTAGATTTCCTACTGCAGATTTTCCATCTGTTTCTCCAGTATCTGGAGTGGCAGCTCAAACTCTGACAGGAAGACGATGGTTACACCGCCAGATTCAAAATCTTCGTTCCATGAACAGGATGAGTCTTATGGTTGGTAGGACTGATGGGATATCAACTGCCAATATGGGCATTGATTTTGTGAACTCTCACGTTGATCAGAGTAGGCAAACAACAATTCAACAAGCAAGGACACAACAAATGGGAACTCAGCATCAAACAGTAATCACAGAGGGGTTACACAATGATCCCTCTTCTTCACTGCAAAGTAGGGACTTCTTTTCACCGAGGTTGGGCCATTTGAGAAGGCAAGCAGTTCAGGATTCAACTACCACAACATTAAACACGTCTGTTAATTTGATGTTATGGCCTGAGCTTGCTGGTATCAATTCAGATGCTCAACTCTATCAGTGCCGCAATGGACCAAATATTGGGCCTGATGTTTTTGGTTCAGCATTTTCCGTCAGAAATGAGGATAATTCTTCCATGGCCAAGGAACAATTGCAAGTAATGGTTAGAAGCCAGTTGAAAGCCTTGTCCAGAGATAGTGATTTGG ACAATGGTACTTTTATGGACATAGCAACAAGTTCCATGCACACCTTATTGGCTGCTTGTGGGCTTGAGCATAGGAGGAGCGAGGTTCACATGGTACCACCACCATCAAATTGTACACACATTGAAAGAGTGGCAGCCGGTCAGGCGAGCTTAATGAAAGGTTGTTGCTTAACTTGTTTCGATTCTTTTGTAAAAGATGTAGTGAAGAGGATCATGGATACAAGATCCAGGCAGTGGTTAAGTTTAGGTTTTTAG